Part of the Nicotiana sylvestris chromosome 5, ASM39365v2, whole genome shotgun sequence genome is shown below.
gcccaagcattggccgatcatttggcctagaacccagtggatgaagagtatgagccattaaggacttattttcctaatgaagaggtgatgcatattgacaaGGTGGAGCAGGatgaaaagccaggttggaaacttttctttgatggattCGCTAACATGAAAACTGTCGGAATAGGGGTTgtgctcatttctgaaacagggcttCACTACCATGTTACGGcccagcttcgtttctattgtaccaaaaacatggctgagtacgaggcatgcattttgggtttgaggctagttgtagacatgggagtccaggaagtcttggtcttgggagattcggatctattggtgcaccagattcacgGAGAATGGGGGACTCGGtatttaaagctcataccgtatcgacattgtttgcatgatctttgtcaatggtttagATCAGCAaaattcaggcatattccgaggatccataatgaggttgtcgatggcttggctactttggcatcaatgttacaccatccagataaggtTTATGTTGACCCTCTACATATTtaagttcgtgatcagcatgcctactgtaatgtggttgaggaggaatttgatggtgaaccgtggttccatgatattcgGGAATACATCATgatgggggtgtatccggtacaggccacaggtgatcaaaagagaataattcgACATTTGGCTAGTGTATTTTTCTTAAGTGAGggaattttgtacaaaagaactctagaTCTTGGACTGTTGAGGTGAATATATGCTAAACAAtccacgactatcatgaccgaagtgcattctggagtttgcgggccgcatCTGAGTGGGTATGTTTTGgtaaagaaaattcttcgagcagggtattattggctcaccatggaacgagattgcatcagctttgtgcgcaagtgtcatcaatgccaggttcatggggatttgattcattctccgccatctgagttgcatacaatgtcctcaccttggccctttgttgcttggggcatggatgtcattggaccaattgagccagcggcatcaaatgggcacaggtttattctggtggccatcgattatttcactaagtgggttgaagctatgaCTTTCAAatatgtgaccaagaaagcagtggtaattttgttcattcaaacctTATTTGCCGGTTCGGAATCcccaaggtgatcatcacggacaatggtgctaatcttaacagccatTTGATAAAAGAagtatgccaacagttcaagattatgcATCAAAATTCCACTCCGTATCCCCCCCAAGGCAAATGAAGctgttgaggcggccaacaaaaacttaaagaagatacttcgaaggATGGTGCA
Proteins encoded:
- the LOC104228000 gene encoding uncharacterized protein, with the translated sequence MHIDKVEQDEKPGWKLFFDGFANMKTVGIGVVLISETGLHYHVTAQLRFYCTKNMAEYEACILGLRLVVDMGVQEVLVLGDSDLLVHQIHGEWGTRYLKLIPYRHCLHDLCQWFRSAKFRHIPRIHNEVVDGLATLASMLHHPDKVYVDPLHI